ATCACATAGTACGTATTCTTCACAAGCGAATCAGCAAAAATAAAATGATTTTCCGGGGTTCCTTTTCTTCGGTATAAGTCCTGCATAACTTCTAAATCAAATGCCTGGTGAACCTGTTCTTCATAACTTAGCCCTCTGTAAGTCTCCGGGCCTATTCCTGACACTCTAAGGATGTCAAATAAGTAACAGCCATTGCAGTTTCTTAGAAATTCTTTATAAACTGATGGAAAGTGAACCTTTGTTTTTGTTTCATAATCCACGATCGCCTTAAGTACTAGGCCTGGCTGTAAGTGGGTATGCCAGCGGCCTTCTCCTAAATGG
This DNA window, taken from Cytobacillus sp. FSL H8-0458, encodes the following:
- a CDS encoding SMI1/KNR4 family protein; the encoded protein is MAKIFKADVLKKELDQIYETDKKKLRTNTVLYGHLGEGRWHTHLQPGLVLKAIVDYETKTKVHFPSVYKEFLRNCNGCYLFDILRVSGIGPETYRGLSYEEQVHQAFDLEVMQDLYRRKGTPENHFIFADSLVKNTYYVIDMLNENILEIEYRSKKILKSYKNLEIFFSEVILKGKNNLANRIFYEFE